In one window of Frigoriglobus tundricola DNA:
- a CDS encoding DUF1501 domain-containing protein, with amino-acid sequence MLTRRSLLKSAPLLSLAPTVPAFLMRTARAAGPKPDARALVVVQLDGGNDALNTVVPFADPDYAKLRPKLKLDPKGLVKLNDAVGLHPALKPLDKLWAGGRLAVLPGVGYPNPNRSHFESMAIWHTARFDNEEARTSPGWIGRALDAGGGESCVVAPDAPRAVRGRRASIVTLTRAEDLLLSDPVVVRAAVGAPTKEGDLLAFVRRQAADATAGAEQVAAKARNKSDAEYPATGLGQKLQLVARMLKAGFLTRVYYTSQSGYDTHAQQGFAHRQLLDEFAGAVSAFFADLAAAKLDDRVALVAFSEFGRTIKENGSLGTDHGTAGCVFVAGGGVKGGVRGTQPSLTVLVGGEPEMTTDFRAVYSAVLTDWLTLPADGLGGTVAPVKLFG; translated from the coding sequence GTGCTCACGCGCCGCTCGTTACTGAAGTCCGCGCCGCTCCTGTCGCTGGCGCCGACCGTGCCGGCGTTTCTGATGCGGACCGCTCGTGCCGCGGGGCCGAAACCGGACGCCCGGGCGCTCGTCGTGGTTCAACTCGACGGCGGGAACGACGCGCTCAACACCGTCGTCCCGTTCGCCGATCCGGATTACGCCAAGCTCCGCCCCAAGCTGAAGCTGGACCCGAAGGGCCTCGTGAAGCTGAACGACGCGGTCGGCCTGCACCCGGCGCTCAAGCCGCTCGACAAGCTGTGGGCCGGCGGTCGGCTCGCGGTGCTGCCGGGGGTGGGGTACCCGAACCCGAACCGGTCGCACTTCGAGAGCATGGCGATCTGGCACACGGCGCGGTTCGACAATGAAGAGGCACGCACGAGCCCGGGATGGATCGGCCGCGCCCTGGATGCGGGCGGGGGCGAGTCGTGCGTCGTCGCCCCCGACGCGCCGCGGGCCGTCCGCGGCCGGCGCGCCTCGATCGTCACGCTCACGCGCGCCGAGGACCTGCTCCTGAGCGATCCGGTCGTGGTGCGAGCCGCGGTGGGGGCGCCGACGAAGGAGGGTGACCTTCTGGCGTTCGTCCGCCGGCAGGCCGCGGACGCGACCGCCGGGGCGGAACAGGTTGCCGCCAAGGCGCGGAACAAATCGGATGCGGAGTACCCCGCGACCGGGCTCGGCCAGAAGTTGCAGCTCGTGGCGCGGATGCTGAAGGCCGGCTTCCTCACCCGCGTGTACTACACCTCCCAGAGCGGCTACGACACGCACGCGCAACAGGGGTTCGCTCACCGGCAGTTGCTCGACGAGTTCGCCGGTGCGGTGTCCGCCTTCTTCGCGGATCTGGCGGCGGCGAAGTTGGACGACCGGGTGGCGCTGGTCGCGTTCAGCGAGTTCGGGCGGACGATCAAGGAGAACGGGTCACTCGGCACCGATCACGGTACCGCCGGCTGTGTCTTCGTCGCCGGGGGCGGGGTCAAGGGCGGCGTCCGCGGCACCCAACCGAGCCTCACGGTACTGGTCGGCGGTGAACCAGAAATGACCACCGACTTTCGGGCGGTGTATTCCGCGGTCCTTACCGATTGGCTGACACTGCCGGCGGACGGCCTCGGCGGGACGGTCGCACCGGTGAAATTGTTCGGCTAG
- a CDS encoding RNA polymerase sigma factor has protein sequence MCEPSFNTVHLQKCIDGWQAGDQTAANDLFRATDARLGKLARRMTRSFPNIRSQADTEDVLQSSFMRLLRTLRTLRPKTTRDFFNLAAVHIRRELLDLARKCRGRVHLALAGPDDSSAFGVTRAEPQAAVAEDFDLWVRFHQAVDELPTEEREVVGLVFYHGWKQVQIADLFGVDERTIRRRWARAVARLRTIVGTDMV, from the coding sequence ATGTGCGAACCATCTTTCAACACGGTCCACCTCCAGAAGTGCATTGACGGCTGGCAGGCCGGCGATCAGACCGCAGCGAACGATCTGTTCCGCGCCACCGACGCGCGGCTCGGCAAGCTGGCGCGCCGGATGACGCGGTCGTTCCCGAACATTCGGAGCCAGGCCGACACGGAGGACGTGCTCCAGAGCAGTTTCATGCGGCTGCTCCGTACCCTGCGGACGCTGCGCCCGAAAACGACCCGGGACTTCTTCAACCTGGCCGCGGTCCACATTCGCCGCGAACTCCTGGACCTGGCCCGGAAGTGCCGGGGCCGGGTCCACCTGGCGCTGGCCGGACCGGACGACAGCAGCGCGTTCGGCGTCACGCGAGCAGAGCCCCAGGCCGCGGTCGCCGAGGACTTCGATCTGTGGGTGCGGTTCCACCAAGCGGTGGACGAGTTGCCCACCGAGGAGCGCGAGGTGGTCGGGCTCGTGTTCTACCACGGGTGGAAGCAGGTTCAGATCGCCGATCTGTTCGGCGTGGACGAGCGCACGATCCGCCGCCGCTGGGCGAGGGCCGTGGCCCGGTTGCGAACGATCGTCGGTACCGACATGGTGTAG